In Arthrobacter sp. CDRTa11, one DNA window encodes the following:
- the radA gene encoding DNA repair protein RadA, translating into MATKTSRASKAPAYKCAECGWTTVKWVGRCGECQAWGTVEETGAAVARTTAAATVLEPARRIAEVDATTAAFLPTGVDELDRVLGGGLVPGAVILLAGEPGVGKSTLLLDVAAKFARTAQDVLYVTGEESAAQVKLRAERIDAVAESLYLSAETDLGQALGQVEKIEPRLLIVDSVQTLSSADVDGSAGGVSQVREVAASIIAAAKRRNMTTLLVGHVTKDGSIAGPRLLEHLVDVVCQFEGERHSRLRLLRAVKNRYGPTDDVGCFDLNEDGIVGLADPSGLFVSRTKEPVSGTCITVTMEGRRPLLAEVQSLLAESPNSQPRRATSGLDSSRVSMLLAVLQQRGGCLLHKDDSYVATVGGVKLSEPATDLAVALAVASAKARKPLPIRLIAFGEVGLAGEVRPVPGINQRIQEAHRLGFTHAVVPASHNGPGPIPAGFSVREVEHLTEALSLLIG; encoded by the coding sequence ATGGCAACAAAGACCTCCCGGGCCTCCAAGGCGCCCGCCTACAAGTGCGCTGAATGCGGCTGGACCACCGTCAAATGGGTTGGCCGCTGCGGCGAGTGCCAGGCCTGGGGCACGGTGGAGGAAACCGGCGCCGCCGTGGCCCGGACCACCGCGGCAGCCACTGTTCTTGAGCCCGCCCGCCGGATCGCGGAGGTGGACGCCACCACCGCGGCGTTCCTGCCCACGGGCGTGGATGAGCTGGATCGGGTTTTGGGCGGCGGCCTGGTGCCGGGCGCTGTCATCCTGCTGGCCGGCGAGCCTGGCGTGGGGAAATCCACCCTGCTGCTGGACGTTGCGGCAAAGTTTGCCCGCACCGCCCAGGACGTTCTGTATGTCACCGGTGAGGAGTCAGCAGCGCAGGTGAAGCTCCGCGCGGAGCGGATCGACGCCGTCGCCGAGTCTCTGTATCTGTCCGCTGAGACAGATCTTGGCCAGGCCTTGGGCCAGGTGGAGAAGATCGAGCCGCGGCTGCTCATTGTGGACTCGGTCCAGACTCTCAGCAGCGCCGACGTGGACGGCAGCGCCGGCGGTGTGTCCCAGGTCCGCGAAGTCGCCGCCTCCATCATCGCCGCGGCCAAAAGGCGAAACATGACCACCCTGCTGGTGGGCCACGTGACCAAGGACGGATCCATCGCCGGGCCCCGCCTTCTGGAGCACCTTGTGGACGTGGTGTGCCAGTTCGAGGGCGAGAGGCACTCCCGGCTCCGGCTCCTGCGTGCGGTGAAAAACCGCTACGGGCCCACGGATGACGTCGGTTGCTTTGACCTGAACGAGGACGGCATCGTGGGCCTTGCCGATCCCAGCGGGCTTTTTGTCAGCCGCACCAAGGAGCCGGTGTCCGGCACGTGCATTACGGTGACCATGGAAGGCCGCCGTCCGCTGCTGGCCGAAGTGCAGTCCCTGCTGGCCGAAAGCCCCAACTCCCAGCCGCGGCGCGCCACCAGCGGGCTGGACAGTTCCAGGGTTTCCATGCTGCTGGCCGTGCTGCAGCAGCGCGGGGGATGCCTGCTGCACAAGGATGATTCCTATGTGGCCACGGTGGGAGGCGTGAAGCTCAGTGAGCCCGCCACGGACCTTGCGGTGGCCCTGGCTGTGGCCTCGGCAAAGGCGCGGAAGCCGCTGCCCATCCGCCTGATCGCTTTTGGTGAGGTGGGCCTGGCCGGTGAGGTCCGCCCAGTGCCAGGGATCAATCAGCGCATCCAGGAAGCCCACCGGCTGGGGTTCACGCACGCCGTCGTGCCGGCGAGCCACAACGGCCCGGGCCCCATTCCGGCCGGCTTCTCCGTCCGGGAAGTGGAGCACCTGACGGAGGCCCTGAGCCTGCTGATCGGATAG
- a CDS encoding carbohydrate ABC transporter permease: MTTTLNRSATPGAAKPKPTFKQRLSIFDVKASPYFYVAPFFILFALVGLFPLVYTFFVSLFDWHLLKGQGQFVGLENFAEILQDRFFWNSLFNTVSIFVLSAVPQLALALFLAAVLDQNLRAKTFWRMSILLPYIVTPVAVAMIFTNMFGEQYGLINNILGNFGLDPVMWKNETFPSHVAIATMVNWRWTGYNALILLAAMQAVPRDLYESAALDGAGAVRRFFSITLPSIRPTMVFVVITATIGGLQVFTEPRLFDPATAGGSQRQFQTTVLYLWEMAFQRQNFGKASTIAWLLFLIIVLFGFINYLISRRIATADAGRPSRAARRTIAARKRAERTNR, translated from the coding sequence ATGACAACCACGCTGAACCGGTCCGCCACGCCTGGGGCCGCCAAACCCAAACCGACGTTCAAACAACGCCTGAGCATTTTCGACGTCAAGGCATCGCCCTACTTTTACGTCGCTCCCTTCTTCATCCTGTTTGCCCTCGTGGGCCTCTTCCCGCTGGTCTACACATTTTTCGTGAGCCTCTTTGACTGGCACCTGCTCAAAGGGCAGGGGCAGTTTGTGGGCCTGGAGAACTTCGCCGAGATCCTGCAGGACCGCTTCTTTTGGAATTCGCTGTTCAACACCGTGAGCATCTTCGTGCTCTCCGCCGTTCCGCAACTGGCACTGGCGCTGTTCCTGGCAGCAGTTTTGGACCAGAACCTTCGGGCCAAGACGTTCTGGCGCATGAGCATCCTGTTGCCGTACATCGTGACGCCGGTGGCGGTGGCCATGATCTTCACCAACATGTTCGGCGAGCAGTACGGCCTGATAAACAACATCCTGGGGAACTTCGGCCTGGACCCCGTGATGTGGAAGAACGAGACGTTCCCGAGCCACGTTGCCATCGCCACCATGGTCAACTGGCGCTGGACCGGCTACAACGCCCTGATCCTGCTGGCCGCAATGCAGGCCGTTCCGCGGGACCTGTATGAATCGGCGGCCCTGGACGGTGCCGGAGCTGTCCGGCGGTTCTTCAGCATCACACTGCCCAGCATCCGGCCAACCATGGTCTTTGTGGTCATCACAGCCACCATCGGCGGGCTCCAGGTCTTCACGGAGCCCAGGCTTTTTGACCCCGCCACGGCCGGCGGATCGCAGCGCCAGTTCCAGACCACCGTGCTGTACCTCTGGGAGATGGCCTTCCAGCGCCAGAACTTCGGCAAGGCATCAACCATCGCCTGGCTGCTCTTCCTGATCATCGTGCTGTTCGGCTTTATCAACTACCTGATCTCCCGCCGGATCGCCACAGCTGATGCGGGCAGGCCCTCCCGCGCTGCCCGCAGGACAATCGCTGCCCGGAAGCGTGCTGAGAGGACCAACAGATGA
- a CDS encoding FUSC family protein — MAISAGLSSGRRFLRGRVRTGLIRSRNSLLPAIQMTVCAVGAYAFAEYVLGHTGPLFAATSSLIALGFSREPRLRRVVEVGLGCTIGIAVGDLLLHWLGDGIWVAAVVLMVSILLARFLDSGTIFTTQLGLQSLLVVLLPAPAGGPFTRSLDAVVGGLCALLVTILIPKDPRREPRKDVQKLLHELAEVLRECATALGNSDSTQAWHALIRGRNCQPLVDGMRQSLRASGEVATLAPAYRRHRDELDRLEQSLDFIDLALRNSRVFARRLTSAINHAALSDEATQNLSEVLQDTAAAIDELSLGLAETHDGVRRAHLRTARQDLSEIALRLHPKLLEVQRLEGETVVMLFRPLMVDLLEATGMDSREARDILPAL, encoded by the coding sequence ATGGCCATTTCAGCAGGACTCTCATCAGGCAGGCGCTTCCTGCGTGGCCGCGTCCGCACCGGACTGATCCGGAGCCGGAATTCCCTGCTCCCCGCCATCCAGATGACCGTGTGCGCGGTGGGTGCCTATGCCTTCGCCGAGTACGTGCTGGGGCATACCGGCCCGCTATTCGCAGCCACGTCGTCGCTGATTGCGTTGGGTTTCTCCCGGGAGCCGAGGCTGCGCCGGGTGGTTGAGGTGGGCCTGGGCTGCACTATCGGCATCGCCGTGGGCGACCTGCTGCTGCACTGGCTCGGTGACGGCATCTGGGTGGCCGCCGTCGTCCTGATGGTTTCCATCCTGCTGGCCCGTTTTTTGGACAGCGGCACCATCTTCACCACGCAGCTGGGGCTCCAGTCCCTGCTGGTGGTGCTGCTGCCGGCGCCCGCCGGCGGGCCCTTCACCCGCAGCCTGGATGCCGTGGTGGGCGGGCTTTGCGCCCTGTTGGTGACCATCCTCATCCCGAAGGACCCCCGGCGTGAACCACGTAAGGACGTCCAGAAACTGCTGCACGAACTCGCTGAGGTGCTGCGCGAATGCGCCACCGCGCTGGGCAACAGCGATTCCACCCAGGCATGGCATGCGCTGATCCGCGGCCGGAACTGCCAGCCGCTGGTGGACGGCATGCGCCAGTCGCTGCGCGCCTCCGGTGAAGTGGCAACCCTGGCTCCGGCCTACCGCCGGCACCGGGATGAGCTGGACCGGCTGGAGCAATCGCTGGATTTCATTGACCTGGCGCTGCGGAACAGCCGGGTTTTTGCGCGCCGGCTCACCAGCGCCATCAACCATGCCGCCCTGTCCGATGAAGCCACTCAGAACCTCTCCGAGGTCCTGCAGGACACCGCTGCCGCGATCGACGAGCTCTCCCTTGGGCTGGCAGAAACCCACGACGGCGTCCGGCGCGCCCACCTGCGCACGGCCCGGCAGGACCTGAGCGAAATCGCACTGCGGCTGCACCCGAAGCTGCTGGAGGTGCAGCGGCTGGAAGGCGAGACAGTGGTTATGCTGTTCAGGCCGCTCATGGTGGACCTGCTTGAGGCTACTGGCATGGATTCGCGCGAGGCCCGGGACATCCTGCCAGCGCTCTAG
- a CDS encoding carbohydrate ABC transporter permease — MSIIDRAKPESARPSTGKTPAGEAAPAKPAIFRKRFFGTGQRPGFLSYGLLLAFLLSSAYPLWWSVVIGSRSNEALGETWPPLLPGGNFWKNVGEVFDTVPFWLALGNSVLISGIITVSVVGFSTLAGYAFAKLRFRGRNGLMLMVVATMAIPTQLGIIPLFMVMRTLGWTGEIGAVVVPSLVTAFGVFFMRQYLVDVIPDELIESARVDGANMISTFWHVAIPAARPAMAILGLFTFMTAWTDFLWPLLVLDAGNPTLQTALSQLQSARYVDYSVVLAGAVLATLPLLVLFVLAGKQLISGIMQGAVKG; from the coding sequence ATGAGCATCATCGACCGCGCCAAACCTGAATCTGCCAGGCCGTCGACAGGCAAAACCCCTGCGGGGGAAGCAGCCCCGGCGAAACCCGCCATCTTCCGAAAGCGGTTCTTCGGAACAGGCCAGCGCCCCGGTTTCCTCAGCTACGGACTTCTTTTGGCGTTCCTGCTTTCGTCCGCCTACCCCCTCTGGTGGTCGGTGGTGATCGGAAGCAGGTCCAATGAAGCACTGGGTGAAACGTGGCCGCCATTGCTGCCCGGCGGGAACTTCTGGAAAAACGTCGGCGAAGTTTTTGACACCGTTCCCTTCTGGCTTGCGCTCGGAAACAGCGTCCTCATCTCGGGAATCATCACCGTCTCCGTAGTCGGCTTTTCCACCCTCGCCGGCTACGCCTTCGCCAAACTGAGGTTCCGCGGCCGGAACGGCCTCATGCTGATGGTTGTGGCCACCATGGCCATCCCCACCCAGCTGGGCATAATCCCGCTGTTTATGGTGATGCGGACACTGGGCTGGACCGGCGAGATCGGCGCCGTTGTGGTGCCCAGCCTGGTAACGGCTTTTGGAGTCTTCTTTATGCGGCAATACCTGGTGGACGTCATTCCGGACGAGCTCATCGAATCGGCCCGCGTGGACGGCGCCAACATGATCTCCACGTTCTGGCACGTGGCCATCCCTGCCGCCCGCCCGGCCATGGCCATCCTGGGCCTGTTCACGTTTATGACGGCGTGGACGGACTTCCTCTGGCCGCTGCTGGTGCTCGACGCCGGCAACCCCACCCTGCAGACGGCGCTCAGCCAGTTGCAGTCGGCCCGCTACGTGGACTACTCGGTGGTCCTCGCAGGCGCGGTGCTGGCCACCCTGCCGCTGCTGGTGCTGTTTGTGCTGGCAGGGAAACAACTCATTTCAGGAATCATGCAAGGAGCAGTGAAGGGCTAA
- a CDS encoding gamma-glutamyl-gamma-aminobutyrate hydrolase family protein, whose amino-acid sequence MNPTEGAARPLIGLTTYLEAAGTDGCGRVEAAFLPQKYMEPIIAAGGVPLLLPPQPVTAPAVERLVSTIDGLLIPGGWDVDPSLYGQERHAETDQPRTGRDAWEQALILEAIRQDVPLFGICRGEQLLNVTLGGTLHQHLPDVIGSAHYQAGGHRFNTIPVEIRPGSTLGGLLGPAADDVPVSHHQAVDKLGHGLMATAWSPEQVVEAIEHPGLTFCVGVQWHPEQIAGEEVLFQAFVDAAAGKMLSRLLPALDLSGAQTTTPGRQLSGVGHLNPSEAS is encoded by the coding sequence ATGAACCCCACCGAAGGTGCTGCCAGGCCGCTGATCGGGCTGACCACTTACCTTGAAGCGGCAGGCACTGATGGCTGCGGCAGGGTGGAAGCAGCGTTTCTGCCGCAGAAGTACATGGAACCGATCATCGCGGCTGGCGGTGTTCCCCTTCTCCTTCCCCCTCAGCCGGTGACGGCTCCTGCCGTGGAACGGCTGGTGAGCACCATCGACGGACTGCTTATTCCCGGCGGCTGGGACGTGGATCCCTCGCTTTATGGCCAGGAACGCCACGCTGAGACAGACCAGCCCCGCACCGGACGCGACGCCTGGGAACAGGCCCTCATCCTGGAAGCCATCCGCCAGGACGTGCCGTTGTTTGGCATTTGCCGGGGTGAGCAGTTGCTGAACGTCACCCTGGGAGGCACGCTGCACCAGCACCTGCCGGATGTGATCGGGAGCGCCCACTACCAAGCGGGCGGACACCGCTTCAACACCATCCCCGTGGAGATCAGGCCTGGTTCTACACTGGGCGGGCTTTTAGGCCCGGCGGCGGATGACGTCCCGGTATCGCATCACCAGGCGGTGGATAAGTTGGGGCATGGCCTCATGGCAACAGCCTGGAGCCCGGAGCAGGTAGTTGAAGCAATCGAACACCCGGGACTGACTTTCTGCGTTGGCGTCCAGTGGCACCCCGAGCAGATAGCCGGTGAAGAGGTTCTGTTCCAAGCCTTTGTTGATGCTGCGGCCGGAAAGATGCTTTCCAGGCTCCTGCCGGCGCTGGACCTGAGCGGGGCGCAAACCACGACGCCGGGCCGCCAACTTTCCGGCGTCGGGCATCTCAACCCGTCAGAGGCCAGCTAG
- a CDS encoding LacI family DNA-binding transcriptional regulator, protein MKQDQSGSRPAPTLEMVAALAGVSRATVSRVVNDVPSVDEDIATKVRQAILAVNYTPNRAARSLASRKPNSISLIVPESTSKVFADPFFASVVQGVALHLADTDYTLNMVIASEAKPEKTRAFLLGGNVAGALVVSHHAGDRSWAHVSDYIPMVFAGRPLAEGGSYYVDVNNEAAAEGATRLLIEGGRTHIATIAGPQDMPPGVDRITGWRKALEVSGLDDSLAEYGDFTLSSGAKAMRRLLERGKPIDGLFVANDQMAAGAYTVLQERGIRIPDDVAVVGFDDDSFATSVNPQLTTVHHPIIEMGKKMAEILVDLIEGKPADRVTQIPTSLVIRDSAS, encoded by the coding sequence GTGAAGCAAGATCAGAGCGGAAGCCGGCCGGCGCCAACCCTTGAAATGGTGGCGGCGCTGGCCGGCGTGTCACGGGCTACGGTCTCGCGCGTGGTGAACGACGTGCCCAGCGTGGACGAGGACATCGCCACAAAGGTACGCCAAGCCATCCTCGCGGTGAACTACACCCCCAACCGGGCCGCCCGGTCCCTTGCCAGCCGGAAGCCCAACTCCATCAGCCTGATTGTGCCGGAGTCCACGTCCAAGGTCTTCGCCGACCCGTTCTTCGCCTCGGTGGTCCAAGGCGTTGCACTGCACCTCGCCGATACCGACTACACGCTCAACATGGTCATCGCGTCCGAGGCCAAACCAGAAAAAACCAGGGCGTTCCTGCTCGGCGGCAACGTCGCCGGCGCGCTCGTGGTGTCCCACCATGCCGGGGACCGTTCCTGGGCCCACGTCAGCGACTACATCCCGATGGTTTTCGCTGGCAGGCCCCTGGCCGAGGGCGGAAGCTACTACGTGGACGTTAACAACGAAGCCGCTGCCGAAGGAGCAACCCGTCTGCTGATCGAGGGCGGCCGCACGCACATCGCCACCATCGCCGGGCCCCAGGACATGCCGCCCGGCGTCGACCGGATCACCGGCTGGCGGAAGGCCCTTGAAGTCTCGGGGCTGGACGATTCCCTGGCGGAGTATGGCGACTTCACCCTTTCCTCCGGCGCCAAGGCAATGCGGCGGCTCCTTGAGCGTGGCAAACCCATCGACGGGCTCTTTGTGGCCAACGACCAGATGGCTGCCGGGGCCTACACCGTCCTCCAGGAACGGGGGATCAGGATTCCGGACGACGTGGCGGTAGTGGGGTTTGATGACGACTCCTTTGCCACCTCCGTGAATCCGCAGCTGACCACCGTGCACCATCCCATCATTGAGATGGGCAAGAAGATGGCTGAGATCCTGGTGGACCTGATCGAGGGCAAGCCCGCGGACAGGGTTACCCAGATCCCCACGTCGCTGGTGATCCGTGATTCCGCCTCTTAA
- a CDS encoding GH1 family beta-glucosidase, with protein sequence MPHSTYSRQWPEGFIWGSATAAAQIEGAGHEDGKEDSVWDHFARIPGAVAKGDNLEHAVDHYHRMPEDVRLMKELGLDSYRFSTSWARVRPGDRGANPEGLDFYSRLVDELLEAGILPWLTLYHWDLPQALEDKGGWANRDTAYRFVDYANDVYTALGDRVQHWTTFNEPFCSSLLGYGSGVHAPGRQEPRAAVAAVHHQHLAHGLAVNALRDRGAKNLGITLNLSNSIPRDPQDPIDLDAARRFDSLQNRVFLDPILRGSYPEDTLRDLAPFGLPELILPGDLEAISAPLEFLGVNHYHDDLISGHTDEAGSDGHSGGAERVAASPWIGSEDIAFPSRGLPRTAMDWEVNPDGLRKLLVRLGDEYPTLPPLYITENGAAYEDAVSPDGAVHDADRTGFILDHIAAVGEAIDQGADVRGYFVWSLLDNFEWSWGYGKRFGIIRVDYGSFERTVKDSGHAYARLIAVTKRDASRLPATLPA encoded by the coding sequence ATGCCACATTCGACGTACTCACGGCAGTGGCCGGAGGGTTTCATTTGGGGATCGGCGACGGCGGCAGCCCAGATTGAGGGGGCCGGCCATGAGGACGGGAAGGAGGATTCCGTGTGGGACCACTTTGCCCGGATCCCCGGCGCCGTGGCCAAGGGGGACAACCTGGAACACGCCGTGGACCACTACCATCGGATGCCTGAAGACGTCCGGCTGATGAAGGAACTGGGGCTGGATTCCTACCGGTTCTCCACCAGCTGGGCCCGGGTGCGCCCGGGGGACAGGGGCGCCAATCCGGAGGGCCTGGACTTCTACTCACGCCTGGTGGATGAACTGCTGGAGGCGGGAATCCTGCCGTGGTTGACGCTTTACCACTGGGACCTGCCCCAGGCCCTTGAGGACAAGGGGGGCTGGGCGAACAGGGATACGGCCTACCGGTTCGTCGACTACGCAAACGATGTGTACACCGCCCTCGGGGACCGGGTGCAGCACTGGACCACCTTTAACGAACCATTCTGCTCGTCGCTGCTGGGCTACGGTTCCGGTGTCCATGCGCCCGGCCGGCAGGAACCAAGAGCAGCCGTCGCAGCCGTGCACCACCAGCACCTGGCCCACGGCCTGGCCGTCAACGCACTGCGGGACCGCGGAGCTAAGAACCTGGGAATCACGCTTAACCTGAGCAACTCCATTCCGCGGGACCCGCAGGACCCTATCGACCTGGACGCGGCCCGGCGCTTTGATTCCCTGCAGAACCGGGTCTTCCTCGATCCCATCCTGCGCGGAAGCTACCCGGAGGACACCCTGCGCGACCTCGCACCGTTTGGCCTGCCGGAACTCATCCTCCCCGGTGACCTTGAGGCCATCAGTGCGCCGCTGGAGTTCCTGGGCGTCAACCATTATCACGACGACCTCATCAGCGGGCATACGGACGAAGCCGGAAGTGACGGGCACTCCGGCGGCGCAGAACGGGTTGCGGCCTCACCATGGATCGGGTCCGAGGACATCGCCTTTCCGAGCCGCGGGCTGCCGCGGACTGCCATGGACTGGGAAGTGAACCCTGACGGATTGCGGAAACTGCTGGTCCGGCTCGGCGACGAGTATCCCACCCTGCCGCCGCTGTACATCACCGAGAACGGTGCGGCTTATGAGGACGCCGTCAGCCCGGACGGCGCCGTGCATGACGCTGACCGCACCGGCTTCATCCTGGACCACATCGCTGCTGTCGGTGAAGCGATCGACCAGGGCGCCGACGTCCGGGGCTACTTCGTCTGGTCGCTGCTGGACAACTTTGAATGGTCCTGGGGGTACGGGAAGCGCTTTGGGATTATCCGTGTGGACTATGGCTCGTTCGAGCGCACCGTCAAGGACAGCGGCCACGCCTACGCCCGGCTGATCGCCGTCACAAAGCGGGATGCCTCCCGGCTGCCTGCCACACTGCCTGCCTAA
- a CDS encoding Gfo/Idh/MocA family protein, translating to MIPPLNWGVVATGRIAHRATRDLARLENAVLHAVSSRSQAAAKEFAGQYGFAASYYDQPAATGYQQLFEDPVVDVVYIATPHAQHFEVAKAALEAGKHVLCEKPLTVNAREAKELVSLAGERKLFLMEAVWTRFLPATLRALELVRGGHFGTIRWVQADLGFAAPYDPSHRLFDPAAGGGALLDLTVYPLTWAISALGFPATVAAAGQVNSDGIDVQNTVTLGYADGASAQLVSSLQSDSPGTVTISGTQGWLRTGWPLYRPRRLEYQGPDGIMRVEEFPEETEGFIHELREAARCIRAGLLESPLLPWDESLRIMQLLDGVRDQLGVHYVNDR from the coding sequence GTGATTCCGCCTCTTAACTGGGGCGTGGTGGCCACCGGCCGGATCGCACACCGCGCCACCCGCGATCTCGCCCGGCTGGAAAACGCGGTCCTGCATGCGGTCAGTTCACGCAGCCAGGCCGCCGCGAAGGAGTTCGCCGGCCAATACGGCTTCGCAGCCAGCTACTACGACCAGCCGGCCGCCACGGGCTACCAGCAGCTCTTTGAGGATCCTGTGGTTGACGTGGTCTACATCGCCACCCCGCACGCGCAGCACTTCGAGGTCGCAAAAGCGGCCCTGGAAGCAGGCAAGCACGTCCTCTGCGAAAAGCCGCTCACGGTCAACGCCAGGGAGGCGAAAGAGCTTGTGTCACTGGCCGGGGAGCGGAAGCTGTTCCTGATGGAGGCGGTGTGGACCCGGTTCCTGCCGGCGACGCTGCGGGCCCTGGAGCTGGTCCGGGGCGGCCATTTCGGCACCATTCGGTGGGTGCAGGCCGATCTCGGCTTTGCCGCACCCTACGACCCCAGCCACCGGCTCTTTGATCCGGCGGCAGGAGGCGGCGCCCTCCTGGACCTGACCGTCTATCCGCTGACCTGGGCCATCAGCGCACTCGGTTTTCCAGCCACTGTCGCCGCCGCCGGCCAGGTCAACAGTGACGGGATAGACGTCCAGAACACGGTGACACTGGGGTATGCGGACGGCGCCTCGGCCCAGTTGGTTTCCTCCTTGCAATCTGACAGCCCAGGCACCGTCACCATCAGCGGCACGCAGGGCTGGCTGCGGACCGGCTGGCCCCTCTACCGCCCCCGCAGGCTGGAATACCAGGGCCCTGACGGCATAATGCGGGTGGAGGAGTTCCCGGAAGAGACCGAAGGCTTCATCCATGAATTGAGGGAAGCGGCACGGTGCATCAGGGCAGGGCTGCTGGAGAGTCCCCTGCTGCCGTGGGATGAAAGCCTGCGGATCATGCAGCTCCTTGACGGCGTCCGGGACCAGCTTGGCGTCCACTACGTGAACGACCGCTAG
- a CDS encoding ABC transporter substrate-binding protein — protein MKFSRRNTAAAIAGAAALALIATGCAGSSDQPAGAGNPVELTVTTFGTFGYEGLYAEYEQANPGVTIKATNIDRGSNARTDAFTKLAAGSGLTDVVAIEEGWLGSIMEVSDQFVDLKDHGAADIQANWVDWKFKQGTDPAGRVIGYGTDIGPQGLCYNGKLFEAAGLPSDRESVAKLFGGQDATWEKYFELGKQYKAATGKAWYDQSGFVWNSMVNQMEEGYYTKDGELNVDGNKEMKGKFEMLAAGTAAGLSANQTQWDWGNGKAFVDGSFATFVCPGWMLGTIKGQLESAGGGAGSGWDFADVFPGGASNWGGAFLSVPKTSEHPAEAAKLAAWLTAPEQQVKQSAAANNFPSTLKAQEKLVQDATPNVLFNNAPTGAILANRAKGVVAQFKGPDDSVIQENVFGPALKSLDAGTADAGKAWSEALRLLNDLVVNN, from the coding sequence GTGAAATTTTCACGACGAAATACCGCCGCCGCGATAGCGGGAGCGGCCGCATTGGCCCTCATCGCCACCGGCTGCGCAGGCAGTTCAGACCAGCCCGCCGGTGCGGGCAACCCCGTTGAACTGACTGTCACTACGTTCGGCACGTTTGGTTACGAGGGCCTCTATGCCGAGTACGAGCAGGCAAACCCCGGGGTAACAATCAAGGCCACCAACATAGACCGGGGATCAAACGCCCGCACGGATGCTTTCACCAAGCTCGCGGCCGGCTCAGGGCTCACCGACGTGGTGGCCATTGAGGAAGGCTGGCTCGGTTCAATCATGGAAGTCTCGGACCAGTTCGTTGACCTCAAGGATCACGGCGCCGCGGACATCCAGGCCAACTGGGTGGATTGGAAGTTCAAGCAGGGCACCGACCCCGCTGGCCGCGTCATCGGCTACGGGACAGACATCGGCCCACAGGGGCTTTGCTACAACGGCAAGCTGTTCGAAGCGGCGGGCCTTCCCAGCGACCGTGAATCCGTTGCCAAGCTCTTCGGTGGGCAGGACGCCACCTGGGAGAAGTACTTCGAACTCGGCAAGCAGTACAAGGCGGCCACCGGAAAGGCCTGGTACGACCAGTCCGGCTTCGTCTGGAACTCCATGGTGAACCAGATGGAGGAGGGCTACTACACCAAGGACGGGGAGCTCAACGTCGACGGCAACAAGGAGATGAAGGGCAAGTTCGAGATGCTGGCGGCCGGCACGGCTGCAGGCCTGTCTGCCAACCAGACTCAATGGGACTGGGGAAACGGCAAGGCATTTGTGGACGGCTCCTTTGCCACCTTCGTCTGCCCCGGCTGGATGCTTGGCACCATCAAGGGGCAGCTCGAATCCGCGGGTGGCGGAGCCGGCAGCGGCTGGGACTTCGCCGATGTCTTCCCCGGCGGGGCGTCGAACTGGGGCGGTGCCTTCCTCTCCGTCCCCAAGACGTCCGAGCACCCGGCAGAGGCCGCGAAACTTGCCGCCTGGCTGACAGCCCCCGAGCAGCAGGTCAAACAGTCCGCTGCTGCCAATAACTTCCCCAGCACCCTCAAGGCCCAGGAAAAGCTGGTCCAGGATGCCACGCCCAACGTCCTCTTCAACAACGCACCCACCGGCGCCATCCTGGCCAACCGCGCCAAGGGCGTCGTGGCGCAGTTCAAGGGACCGGACGATTCCGTCATCCAGGAGAACGTGTTCGGCCCGGCGCTGAAGAGCCTCGACGCCGGAACCGCCGACGCCGGCAAGGCCTGGTCCGAAGCCCTGCGCCTCCTCAACGACCTGGTCGTCAACAACTAG